In Candidatus Campbellbacteria bacterium, one DNA window encodes the following:
- a CDS encoding sortase has protein sequence MENLLQEKTTRVDVAISFVTLGIVFCLLFSSFVFTISVVNADEEKVRDNSQELAEEEEKALEETEKTAKNNPETTKESRNLKPDRITAPSIGLDAKIKMPNSRDIDVLDSALKDGVVHYPGSGYLGENNANIFLFGHSSFLPVVNNQNYRIFNNIKGLEIGDEIVMESAGKKFIYQVTSNKLAKDHEVRVDFETDEAMLTLATCNSFGAKEDRFIVEAVLIKEVK, from the coding sequence ATGGAAAATTTATTACAAGAAAAAACAACCAGAGTCGACGTCGCTATCTCGTTTGTCACTTTGGGCATTGTTTTTTGCCTCTTGTTTTCCTCTTTCGTTTTTACAATTTCGGTCGTAAATGCCGACGAAGAGAAAGTCAGAGATAATTCCCAGGAACTCGCTGAGGAAGAAGAAAAAGCCCTTGAAGAAACTGAAAAAACTGCTAAAAATAACCCAGAGACAACTAAAGAGAGCAGAAATTTAAAACCAGATCGAATCACAGCTCCTTCTATTGGCCTTGACGCAAAGATCAAGATGCCAAATTCAAGGGATATTGATGTCCTAGATTCAGCTCTGAAAGACGGTGTAGTCCACTATCCGGGTTCGGGGTACTTAGGGGAAAATAACGCAAATATTTTCTTGTTTGGCCATAGTTCATTTTTACCCGTTGTAAATAATCAAAACTATAGGATCTTTAACAACATCAAAGGTCTAGAAATAGGAGATGAAATAGTGATGGAGTCCGCAGGAAAAAAGTTCATCTACCAAGTTACCTCAAATAAACTAGCCAAAGATCATGAAGTTAGAGTTGATTTTGAAACGGACGAAGCCATGCTGACGCTTGCTACCTGTAATTCTTTTGGGGCTAAAGAAGACAGATTCATTGTAGAGGCAGTATTGATCAAAGAGGTTAAATAA
- the thrS gene encoding threonine--tRNA ligase — translation MNDQEKLEKIRHSFAHLLAAAVTQMYPRSLPATGPTTENGFFYDFAFESNIPTEEELEKIENKMREILSSWEGFERIEVTPEEAREHFKDNKYKLELIDSFEDKGEKVSLYRSGSFIDLCRGGHVDDINDLVPEAFKLHAISGAYWQSDENNDQLVRISGFAFEAKESLANYLEMREEAKKRDHRKLAKELDLLVFSELIGPGLPIFTPKGNIVRSKIVEFSRELNAKIGFQEVHTPNMNKAELFKISGHYQKYEEDMFKVSSHYTDEEYYLKPMNCPQHTQLYASKKRSYRDLPIRIADFSNLYRDEKPGELAGLTRLRFFSQDDGHVFCSEDQIEEEFNKILEVVQVALKIYGLDYHIRLSLRDPENKEKYLGDDSLWERSQSMLKDLLEQNGVDYVEAPGEAAFYGPKMDIMAHDALGREWQISTVQLDFSMPERFDLTYVDNNGDEKRPVLIHRAIIGSPDRFMGILLEHFAGKLPLWLSPVQISLVPVSEEQKDITHEIAEQIIKAGLRVDVLDENDSLGKRIRNAKMERVPYIGVIGDRESKNNSISIESRDSGKLGEIKVDELIDLLKQKNTSRDISV, via the coding sequence ATGAACGACCAAGAAAAACTTGAAAAGATCCGACATTCATTCGCGCATTTACTAGCAGCGGCAGTTACTCAAATGTATCCGCGGTCATTACCTGCGACCGGACCTACTACTGAAAACGGTTTTTTCTATGACTTTGCTTTTGAATCTAATATTCCAACCGAGGAAGAATTAGAAAAAATTGAAAACAAGATGCGAGAAATTCTTTCTAGCTGGGAAGGATTCGAGCGTATTGAAGTAACCCCCGAAGAAGCTCGGGAACATTTCAAAGATAATAAGTATAAGCTCGAATTGATAGATTCATTTGAAGACAAAGGAGAAAAAGTTTCTCTTTACAGATCAGGTTCTTTTATTGATCTTTGTCGCGGCGGACACGTTGATGATATAAACGATCTAGTTCCCGAGGCATTTAAACTCCATGCAATTTCCGGAGCCTATTGGCAGAGTGATGAAAATAATGACCAATTGGTGCGTATTTCCGGTTTTGCCTTTGAAGCAAAAGAATCTCTTGCGAATTATTTGGAAATGCGCGAAGAGGCCAAAAAACGCGACCACCGTAAATTAGCCAAAGAACTGGATCTGCTTGTCTTTTCCGAATTGATCGGCCCAGGACTGCCGATCTTTACTCCGAAAGGCAATATTGTGAGGTCAAAAATAGTTGAATTCTCGCGTGAGCTAAATGCCAAGATCGGCTTCCAGGAAGTTCACACTCCTAATATGAACAAAGCTGAACTATTTAAAATATCAGGTCACTACCAAAAATACGAAGAAGATATGTTTAAGGTGAGTTCTCATTATACAGACGAGGAGTATTACCTGAAGCCAATGAATTGTCCGCAACATACGCAATTATATGCTTCAAAAAAACGGAGCTATAGAGATCTACCGATCAGAATAGCAGACTTCTCGAACTTATACCGAGACGAAAAACCGGGTGAATTAGCCGGCTTGACGCGCCTCCGCTTTTTTTCTCAAGACGACGGCCATGTCTTTTGCAGTGAAGATCAAATAGAAGAAGAGTTCAATAAAATACTGGAAGTTGTACAAGTTGCTCTCAAGATCTATGGGTTGGATTATCACATAAGGCTTTCTTTGAGAGATCCGGAAAACAAAGAAAAATATTTAGGAGATGATTCCCTGTGGGAACGATCACAGAGTATGTTAAAAGATCTGTTGGAGCAAAACGGCGTAGATTATGTTGAAGCTCCGGGCGAAGCGGCGTTTTACGGCCCTAAAATGGATATAATGGCCCATGATGCCCTCGGAAGAGAGTGGCAAATATCTACCGTTCAATTGGACTTTAGTATGCCTGAACGTTTCGATCTTACTTACGTTGATAACAATGGAGATGAGAAAAGGCCGGTTTTGATACATAGGGCTATCATCGGCTCCCCAGATAGATTTATGGGTATTTTATTGGAGCATTTTGCCGGTAAGTTACCGCTATGGCTATCTCCGGTGCAGATCTCACTAGTACCAGTTTCAGAAGAACAGAAAGATATAACCCATGAAATAGCCGAGCAGATCATAAAAGCAGGCTTGCGAGTGGATGTTCTTGATGAAAATGATTCTTTAGGTAAGCGTATACGCAACGCAAAAATGGAACGAGTTCCCTATATAGGAGTAATTGGAGACCGTGAAAGTAAAAATAATTCGATCTCTATAGAATCGCGCGACTCAGGAAAACTTGGTGAAATAAAGGTGGACGAACTCATCGATCTATTAAAACAGAAAAATACTTCTAGAGATATAAGTGTTTAA
- the dnaE gene encoding DNA polymerase III subunit alpha, which produces MKEDSKFIHLHTHSHYSLLDGLSKVPDLVKKAKELGMPALGLTDHGNLHGAIEFYKECKDADIKPIIGSELYVAERSRFDKQAGIDDKRYHLTLLARNNSGYKNLLKLVSIAALEGFYYKPRVDNELLREYSEGLICLTGCPSGKFVNLLYNKKRKEAEELLNFYIEIYGKENVFIEVMKHEEVEWYTPLIPKMIEIAKAFDLPLVATWDSHYLHKDDKEAHNTLLHINTNNKNFTLNGDYSFITTEEAKKIYKDIPEAVENTQKVADKVNVELDLGSWTFPDYPLPNNKSADEVLREIAFAGFEEQGLPQTDEYVNRLEYELEVIKSKGFSIYLLIVADLLRYARENRIFSTIRGSVAGSLTTYLTGITTVDPIEYKLPFERFLNPERPKAPDIDMDYADNRRDEILEYAKNKYGESKVAQIGTFGTMAARGAVRDVARALGYPYATGDKIAKLIPFGSQGFPMTIAHAMEVEEDLKKMYDEDSEVKEIIDLAQKIEGCARHISVHAAGVVISPTDVTDFVPIQVDPKAGKVITQYDMHGVEDAGLIKFDFLGLKNLSILSNAIEIIDHTRGIDIDIENIPLDDTKTFEMLARGETMALFQLNGSGMTRFLKDLKPTRIQDINAMVALYRPGPMETIPTYIERKHNPELIQYLDPRLESILDQTFGVITYQDDVLMIAINLGGFSWLEVDKLRKAMGKKIPAEMERQKNKLLDGLVENGMSKEKAKELWSLIEPFASYGFNKAHAASYGRVAYQTAYLKANYPVEYMAAVLTADSGEVEKISEIINECNRIGIDVLPPDINESMADFTVVNEESEQKIRFGLTSIKNFGAGITESIIEEREKNGRFSSLGDFLTRVQDRNINKKSLEALIKSGALDSFEARGTMLKNLDYLLSYSKEARTEKNQDSLFTLMGAESDIEKLQLEPGEEINSSLKLAWEKELLGLYVSGHPLERFSYELSQRKAKVIDVKEKAHENSTITLCGIIDETKIILTKKGQKMAFVKLSDFSDSIELVVFPDTFKNTKDYWEAENCVCVKGKFSKRNNEASILVEQVRFLKEKEEAEAVK; this is translated from the coding sequence ATGAAGGAAGACTCTAAGTTTATTCATCTCCACACACACTCTCATTACTCGCTTTTGGATGGACTTTCTAAGGTTCCTGATTTAGTAAAAAAAGCCAAAGAGCTTGGCATGCCTGCCTTAGGGCTAACCGATCACGGTAATCTTCATGGCGCGATCGAATTTTACAAGGAATGCAAAGACGCGGACATTAAACCCATAATCGGTTCCGAACTCTACGTTGCCGAGCGCTCTCGCTTTGATAAACAGGCGGGAATTGATGATAAAAGGTATCACTTGACTCTGTTAGCTCGTAATAATAGCGGGTACAAGAACTTGCTCAAACTAGTCTCGATTGCAGCACTTGAGGGATTTTACTATAAGCCTCGAGTAGACAATGAATTGCTTCGTGAATACAGCGAGGGACTAATATGTCTTACCGGCTGTCCTTCGGGGAAATTCGTTAATTTACTATACAACAAGAAAAGAAAAGAAGCTGAAGAGTTACTAAACTTTTATATTGAAATTTATGGCAAGGAAAATGTTTTTATTGAAGTCATGAAACATGAAGAAGTTGAATGGTATACTCCGTTAATTCCGAAAATGATAGAGATAGCAAAGGCATTCGATCTGCCTCTAGTAGCCACCTGGGACTCGCATTACCTTCATAAAGACGACAAAGAAGCGCACAATACACTTCTTCATATTAATACTAACAACAAGAACTTTACTTTAAACGGCGATTACTCCTTCATTACCACCGAAGAAGCCAAGAAGATCTACAAAGACATACCGGAAGCCGTCGAAAATACTCAGAAAGTAGCTGACAAAGTCAATGTTGAACTGGATCTAGGTAGCTGGACTTTTCCGGATTACCCCTTGCCTAACAATAAGAGCGCGGATGAAGTTTTACGTGAGATTGCTTTTGCGGGATTTGAAGAACAAGGATTACCGCAAACCGATGAATACGTTAATAGACTCGAATACGAGCTTGAAGTTATTAAAAGCAAAGGATTTTCGATCTATCTTCTGATCGTAGCTGATCTGTTAAGGTACGCTCGTGAAAATAGAATTTTTTCTACGATCAGGGGTTCGGTAGCGGGTTCCTTAACAACTTATTTGACCGGCATTACAACAGTAGATCCGATCGAGTACAAATTACCCTTTGAACGCTTCTTAAATCCCGAACGACCAAAAGCTCCGGATATTGATATGGACTACGCTGATAATCGTAGAGACGAGATACTAGAATACGCAAAAAATAAATACGGGGAAAGTAAGGTAGCTCAAATTGGTACTTTTGGAACAATGGCCGCCAGAGGAGCGGTGCGTGACGTCGCGAGAGCTCTCGGTTATCCATACGCGACGGGCGATAAGATCGCAAAACTAATTCCTTTTGGCTCACAAGGTTTCCCTATGACGATCGCACACGCCATGGAGGTAGAAGAAGATCTCAAAAAGATGTACGACGAAGACTCCGAAGTTAAAGAGATCATCGACTTAGCCCAAAAGATAGAAGGATGCGCTAGACACATTTCCGTACACGCCGCCGGGGTGGTGATCTCGCCTACGGACGTAACCGATTTTGTACCGATCCAGGTTGATCCCAAAGCCGGTAAGGTAATAACTCAATACGATATGCACGGCGTAGAAGATGCCGGGCTGATCAAATTTGACTTCTTAGGCCTAAAGAATCTTTCGATATTGTCAAACGCGATCGAGATCATTGATCATACTAGAGGAATTGATATAGATATTGAGAATATACCCCTTGATGACACGAAAACGTTCGAGATGCTTGCGCGCGGAGAAACCATGGCACTTTTTCAGCTGAATGGATCAGGAATGACTCGTTTTCTTAAAGATCTTAAGCCGACGCGTATTCAAGACATCAACGCTATGGTCGCACTCTATAGGCCAGGTCCTATGGAAACGATCCCTACTTACATCGAACGCAAGCACAATCCAGAGTTAATACAATATTTGGATCCGCGGCTTGAAAGCATATTGGATCAAACTTTCGGTGTAATAACATACCAAGACGACGTTTTGATGATCGCCATAAACCTTGGTGGTTTTTCCTGGCTAGAAGTAGATAAATTGCGTAAGGCGATGGGTAAAAAAATACCCGCCGAAATGGAGCGACAAAAGAACAAGTTGCTCGATGGACTGGTAGAGAATGGAATGTCAAAAGAGAAAGCCAAAGAGTTATGGTCATTGATCGAACCTTTTGCTTCTTACGGATTTAATAAGGCACACGCAGCCAGTTACGGCAGAGTTGCCTACCAAACAGCATACTTAAAAGCAAATTACCCCGTTGAATATATGGCGGCGGTACTAACGGCTGACTCCGGAGAGGTCGAAAAGATCTCTGAGATAATCAATGAATGCAACAGAATAGGCATTGACGTTTTGCCTCCTGATATTAATGAAAGTATGGCTGACTTTACCGTGGTCAACGAAGAGAGTGAGCAAAAAATTCGCTTTGGACTGACTTCAATAAAGAACTTTGGAGCGGGCATTACGGAATCAATAATAGAGGAACGAGAAAAGAATGGCCGTTTCAGCTCACTGGGGGATTTTCTTACCAGGGTGCAAGATAGAAATATCAACAAAAAATCACTGGAGGCACTGATCAAAAGTGGTGCTTTGGATTCGTTTGAGGCAAGAGGCACTATGTTAAAGAACCTTGATTATCTTTTATCCTATTCCAAAGAAGCCCGAACTGAAAAAAACCAAGATTCTCTTTTTACTCTTATGGGCGCTGAATCAGATATTGAAAAATTACAGTTGGAACCGGGAGAAGAAATAAATTCGAGCCTAAAGCTTGCTTGGGAGAAAGAACTTTTGGGTCTTTATGTATCCGGGCATCCCTTAGAGCGTTTTAGTTATGAGTTAAGTCAACGCAAAGCGAAAGTAATCGATGTTAAAGAAAAAGCCCATGAAAATTCTACTATTACTCTATGTGGGATAATTGATGAAACAAAGATAATTCTAACCAAAAAAGGACAGAAGATGGCATTTGTTAAACTCTCCGATTTTTCTGATTCGATCGAATTAGTCGTTTTTCCTGATACATTTAAAAACACTAAAGATTATTGGGAGGCCGAAAATTGCGTATGTGTAAAAGGTAAATTTTCCAAACGCAACAACGAGGCTAGTATATTAGTTGAGCAAGTACGGTTTCTAAAGGAAAAAGAAGAAGCTGAGGCGGTAAAATAG
- a CDS encoding ribonuclease HII has product MKTVIGVDEVGRGPLAGPVVVSAFRLRTKSTFAKKTKILDSKKLSEKEREEYYSKILEERSKGNVDFATASVGAKVIDRENISRSLRYGIKKALKKINALEEEKILLDGSLYAPKKFIDQETIIKGDEKEKVIALSSIVAKVERDRKMIRLV; this is encoded by the coding sequence ATGAAAACGGTTATAGGAGTTGACGAAGTAGGAAGAGGGCCTCTCGCCGGTCCGGTAGTGGTCTCTGCCTTCAGACTAAGAACGAAAAGTACATTCGCGAAAAAAACAAAGATCTTAGACTCAAAAAAACTATCAGAGAAAGAACGGGAGGAGTACTACAGCAAGATCTTAGAGGAGAGATCAAAGGGCAACGTTGATTTTGCGACTGCTTCAGTTGGAGCAAAAGTAATTGATAGAGAAAATATCAGTAGATCTCTCAGGTACGGAATAAAAAAAGCTTTGAAAAAAATTAACGCCCTGGAAGAAGAGAAAATTCTTCTGGATGGTTCTCTTTATGCTCCCAAAAAATTTATTGATCAAGAGACAATAATTAAAGGTGACGAGAAGGAAAAAGTGATCGCCCTTTCGTCAATAGTAGCCAAGGTAGAAAGGGATAGGAAAATGATCAGACTAGTCTAA
- the rpmF gene encoding 50S ribosomal protein L32, translating to MSIRMRHTKGHTGNRRAHHGLKEPRLTRDTETNSYHLRHRVDMKTGMYRGRKVFETVDASPAEENKESSTEGEKDTKKSS from the coding sequence ATGTCAATACGAATGCGCCACACAAAAGGTCATACCGGTAATCGGCGTGCCCACCACGGATTGAAGGAGCCGCGTTTAACAAGAGACACAGAGACAAATAGCTACCACCTCAGACACAGAGTAGATATGAAAACTGGAATGTATCGAGGTAGAAAGGTATTTGAAACTGTTGACGCGTCGCCCGCAGAAGAGAATAAAGAGAGCAGTACCGAGGGTGAGAAAGACACTAAAAAAAGCTCTTAG
- the nusB gene encoding transcription antitermination factor NusB, translating to MANRHLSRSIVLQTLFEWDFNNIPEESTSDVLEFNAKEFAPELNDFSFMAELLHGVLDKQDKLDVIITEAAPDWPLEKISIVDRNILRIGLYELLFANREEVPPKVAINEAIELAKSFGGESSGRFINGVLGAVYKEMGEPGKDEKSVKKEKSKFNRTYEEMPVKRLCGAVVYSENNSSYYLALVHDVFGHWTLTKGHVKDGETDSLGAKRVIKEELGLEADITEELGKNEYVASDPELGKIRKQVTYFLAKAPYDELKLDTDGGLDDCKWYELNDILDLNFYNDILPIVTKAIKTLVSEDKVN from the coding sequence ATGGCGAATCGTCACCTATCACGATCAATAGTCCTACAGACCCTATTTGAATGGGATTTTAATAATATACCCGAGGAATCAACGAGTGATGTCCTTGAATTCAACGCAAAAGAGTTTGCGCCTGAGTTGAATGACTTCTCCTTTATGGCCGAGCTCTTGCATGGCGTTCTAGATAAGCAAGATAAGCTTGATGTGATTATCACGGAGGCGGCTCCTGATTGGCCATTGGAAAAAATTTCAATTGTAGATCGTAATATTTTAAGGATCGGCCTTTATGAACTTTTGTTTGCCAATAGGGAAGAAGTGCCGCCAAAAGTTGCAATAAACGAAGCGATCGAACTAGCTAAATCATTTGGAGGCGAATCCAGTGGGCGCTTTATAAACGGTGTCTTAGGTGCCGTCTATAAAGAAATGGGTGAGCCCGGGAAAGATGAGAAAAGTGTAAAGAAAGAGAAAAGTAAATTCAACAGAACTTACGAAGAAATGCCTGTAAAAAGGTTGTGTGGGGCGGTTGTGTATTCTGAAAATAATAGTTCTTATTATTTAGCGTTAGTTCATGATGTTTTTGGACACTGGACACTTACAAAAGGGCACGTCAAAGACGGCGAAACAGATAGTCTGGGCGCCAAAAGGGTAATAAAAGAAGAATTGGGATTAGAGGCGGACATCACCGAGGAGCTCGGCAAGAACGAATATGTTGCCTCAGATCCTGAATTAGGGAAAATAAGAAAGCAAGTAACCTACTTTTTGGCCAAGGCTCCATATGATGAATTAAAACTCGATACAGACGGAGGGCTTGATGATTGTAAGTGGTATGAACTCAATGACATTTTAGATCTGAATTTTTATAACGACATACTTCCAATTGTTACAAAAGCGATCAAAACACTCGTATCTGAAGATAAAGTCAATTAG
- the rnc gene encoding ribonuclease III — MKDISKFEEQLGVNFNDKDILLRAFVHRSYVNENRDFTLGHNERLEFLGDAVLELVVTEELYKRFPNKNEGELTAIRAAVVNTKSLSSAAKKLKMGDFLFLSKGESKSTGRARSYILANTFESVVGAIYIDQGYKPAKKFIGDNLFEMIEPIVTEKLWVDAKSLFQEKAQEIHGTTPEYKVISESGPDHDKKFTMGVYLDNKLIGKGSGSSKQDAEQEAAEAGLKENEWI; from the coding sequence ATGAAAGATATCAGCAAGTTCGAGGAACAGTTAGGTGTAAATTTTAATGACAAAGACATTCTTCTGCGAGCTTTTGTTCACAGATCATACGTAAACGAAAACCGTGATTTTACTCTTGGTCATAATGAACGCCTTGAATTTCTCGGTGATGCCGTTCTTGAATTGGTAGTAACCGAAGAATTGTACAAAAGATTTCCTAATAAAAACGAAGGTGAACTGACAGCGATCAGAGCAGCTGTTGTAAATACAAAATCTCTTTCAAGCGCCGCCAAGAAACTAAAAATGGGAGATTTTTTATTTTTGTCCAAGGGTGAGTCCAAAAGTACCGGGAGGGCGCGCAGTTATATTCTAGCCAACACGTTTGAATCAGTAGTCGGAGCGATCTACATTGATCAGGGTTACAAGCCAGCTAAAAAGTTTATCGGTGATAATCTCTTTGAAATGATCGAGCCGATAGTGACTGAAAAACTTTGGGTAGACGCTAAAAGCTTGTTTCAAGAGAAAGCGCAAGAAATTCACGGAACAACACCAGAGTACAAAGTTATTTCAGAAAGTGGTCCCGACCATGACAAGAAATTCACTATGGGTGTCTATCTAGACAATAAACTCATAGGTAAAGGCAGTGGATCCTCTAAGCAAGACGCGGAGCAAGAAGCGGCAGAGGCAGGCCTCAAAGAAAATGAATGGATATAA